A DNA window from Xiphias gladius isolate SHS-SW01 ecotype Sanya breed wild chromosome 3, ASM1685928v1, whole genome shotgun sequence contains the following coding sequences:
- the glis2b gene encoding zinc finger protein GLIS2b: MLSLDEPLDLKLPRRANGRDRGVRSPPLSPLHPKRARQLRMADDGTAVIEPASPASPRTVVQVFPHDRTDTPTPPAVDLSMSPSSRHTPSSPEMTNSNYIPSGNSHISQAFQFFVPIGAGAGLHLPSSMFIGQTSDKRASPDLSADEQLACRWRKCHLLFDSLQDLVDHVNDFHVKPEKDSGYCCHWEGCARKGRGFNARYKMLIHIRTHTNEKPHRCPTCNKSFSRLENLKIHNRSHTGEKPYICPYEGCNKRYSNSSDRFKHTRTHYVDKPYYCKMVGCLKRYTDPSSLRKHIKAHGHFVAQEQGSQGGVGSLLKGSQSGGLVSGGGKDSELSYVSGAHIIIPGAAAALLGGHALQGLSGAVPLSPLSPRPLDLSSLGCPNSPPGSLGGTPILSFNGSPLGLAKSPLLPPTFPSSALGLPMVPMLGAMSERRVQRQQAKKGQGEEAENEVTGGVLNLSTGGSHDPLSWVVIPPGTVVLKPAVVN; the protein is encoded by the exons ATGCTGTCCCTGGACGAGCCCCTGGACCTTAAGCTCCCTCGGCGGGCCAATGGGCGGGACAGAGGGGTGCGCTCGCCCCCCCTCTCCCCGCTGCACCCCAAGCGAGCTCGCCAGCTCCGCATGGCTGACGATGGCACCGCGGTCATAGAGCCAGCCTCGCCAGCTTCTCCGCGCACAG TTGTGCAGGTTTTCCCTCACGATCGAACGGATACCCCCACCCCCCCTGCGGTGGACCTGAGCATGTCCCCCTCCTCCCGTCACACCCCCAGCTCTCCAGAAATGACCAACAGCAACTACATCCCCTCAGGG aATTCTCACATCTCACAGgcctttcagttttttgtgcCAATCGGAGCTGGGGCGGGACTTCACCTGCCATCCTCCATGTTCATTGGCCAGACAAGCGACAAGAGAGCCTCTCCTGATCTGTCAGCAGATGAACAACTGGCCTGCCGCTGGAGGAAG TGCCACTTGCTCTTTGACTCCCTGCAAGACTTGGTAGACCATGTCAACGACTTCCATGTCAAGCCTGAGAAGGATTCTGGGTACTGCTGCCACTGGGAGGGCTGTGCTCGCAAAGGCAGGGGCTTCAATGCTAG GTACAAGATGCTCATCCACATCCGCACTCACACTAACGAGAAGCCCCACCGCTGTCCCACCTGCAACAAGAGCTTCTCACGTCTGGAGAACCTTAAGATACACAACCGTTCACACACAG GTGAAAAGCCCTACATTTGTCCTTATGAGGGTTGCAACAAGCGTTACTCCAACTCCAGCGACCgtttcaaacacacacgcacacactatgTGGACAAGCCCTACTACTGCAAGATGGTGGGCTGCCTGAAACGCTACACAGACCCCAGCTCTCTCCGCAAGCACATCAAAGCCCACGGCCACTTTGTGGCTCAGGAGCAGGGCTCCCAAGGTGGGGTGGGCTCCCTGCTGAAGGGCAGTCAGAGTGGAGGGCTTGTGAGTGGAGGGGGAAAGGATTCGGAGCTGTCCTATGTGAGCGGAGCCCACATTATCATCCCAGGGGCAGCGGCTGCTCTTCTGGGAGGCCATGCTCTGCAGGGCCTGAGTGGCGCTGTGCCCCTGTCTCCCCTCAGTCCTCGGCCCCTGGACCTCAGCTCACTGGGTTGCCCTAACTCACCTCCGGGCAGCCTGGGAGGCACGCCCATCCTGTCCTTCAACGGCTCCCCACTGGGCCTGGCCAAGTCCCCTCTGCTCCCCCCAACGTTTCCCTCCTCGGCCCTGGGCCTGCCAATGGTGCCCATGCTGGGGGCCATGTCTGAGCGCAGGGTCCAGCGCCAGCAGGCCAAGAAGGGCCAgggggaggaggcagagaatgAGGTGACAGGGGGGGTCCTGAACCTCTCCACAGGCGGGTCTCATGATCCGCTGTCCTGGGTGGTCATCCCTCCAGGCACCGTGGTGCTCAAGCCAGCTGTGGTCAActga
- the pam16 gene encoding mitochondrial import inner membrane translocase subunit tim16 — translation MAKYLAQIIVMGAQVVGRAFARALQQEYAASQAAARARGSTGQQSAAASSITGMSLQEAQQILNVTTLTPEEIQKNYEHLFKVNDKALGGSFYLQSKVVRAKERLDEELSIQSQQQKQQSQQNTET, via the exons ATG GCTAAGTATCTGGCGCAGATCATCGTGATGGGAGCGCAGGTGGTGGGACGTGCATTCGCTCGCGCCTTACAACAAGAATATGCAG CGAGCCAAGCAGCAGCGCGGGCCAGAGGCAGCACTGGTCAGCAGTCGGCTGCAGCCTCCAGCATCACTGGGATGAGCCTGCAAGAGGCGCAGCAGATCCTCAATGTCACCACACTCACGCCTGAGGAGATTCAGAAG AACTACGAGCACCTTTTTAAGGTCAATGATAAGGCATTGGGCGGTTCATTTTACCTACAATCAAAA gTGGTGCGGGCTAAAGAGCGTCTAGACGAGGAACTAAGTATTCagtcacaacaacaaaagcagcagtCACAGCAGAATACGGAAACATGA